The following DNA comes from Rhodopseudomonas boonkerdii.
TGCAACGCCCTCCCCAACCGATCCGGCAACCGGCGATCCGATCAAGACGGCCTAGCGACCGCGCCCCGACAGCCGGAGCACGAAGACCAACACCTCGGCCACCGCTTTATAAAGTTCTTCCGGGATCTCGTCGCCCAGCTCGATATTGGAGAGCGCACCGGCCAGCACCTCGTTCTCCTCGATCGGAATGTCGTGCGCCTTGGCGACTTCGATGATCTTCTCGCCGATGGCGCCGCGCCCCTTGGCAGTGACGCGCGGTGCACCGGTCTTGTCGTAGTGGAGCGCGACGGCGAGCGCGCGTTTGGGCTGCACGGTCATAGCGCCATGTCCAGGAAATGACCGGCCGAAGCAGGCGCGGCCGGCTGCGGAGCGCCCTCGCGCACGACGATATCGCCGGGCTGAAGCTTGGCGCGGATCAACGCCTGGCTCAGTTGCCCGGCCTCCGCCTGCAATTGTTTCGCCGTCGATGGCCGCTCCGCCCACATGCGGACGGAGGTCTTCTCGCCCGTCAGCGACACCACCGCATGAATGGGACCTGTGGGCTCGACATCGAGCGAGAAGCGCGCGCACCAGACTTTTTTGGCAGCCTCCGCCTCGCTGCCCTGGCCGCCGTCGCGCGAAATCTCGAACTGCGCAACAGCCGTGCCGTGCGGCGTGGCGAAAGGGATTTCAAAACTCCAGCGCGGCGTGCCCTGATCCATGCGCTGCGCCACCGCCGCATCGGCACGTTCGGGCAGTGACGCGACCTGATGCAGGGTCTGCCGGGCAATGGCAGCCTCGGTGTCGGCGAGCAAATGATGGACCGTCTCGCCCAGCGGCGCATTCGGTGCGAGCGTCGGCTGCATCACCGGTTGAGGCGTCGGCAATCCGCCGCGCAATGGCGGTGGCGGCACTTGCGAACGCGGCGGCTGCGCATCGACGTAAGGCGCACCCGGTTGCCCTTTCGCAGCCGATGCCTGTAGCAACGCGCTCTCGTCAGGCAGGAGCTTTGCGATGATATCCGAGATTTTGACTCCGGATTGCTGCATGCCACCGCTCGCCATCGCACTTGCCGGCTTTGCGGTGGCCGCCACGACTTGCGGACGGATATCGACCTCGACAGCTTCGTCGGGCGGCGGCGATGTCGGCGACTGCGCGGTATCGCCCTTCACGGCAGCCTTCGGCAGCATCGCCGGCACCAGCGTGGCTGCGGCGGCCTGCGCTTGCGCAGCGGCCGTCATCGGCACCGCCGCGGTCTGCGGTTGCGCCGGGGCAGTCTGTGGCGTGGTCTGCGTCAATGTAGCGGACTTGACACCTGTATCGGGGCTTAGCGCCATCGTCAGCGCCTGTTTGAGTACAACCAATGCCGCCTTCATGTCCGGCATTGCACCCGAGGCCGGAGCGCCCTTCGCAAGCGATGCTTCGAGAAACAGTCCGGAATTCTGAAACGCCGTCTTCAACCCGCCACCTGCGAGTTGCGTATCGAGGGAGGGTCGCTGTGCCAACACCTGCGCAATCGCCTGCTGCAATTTGGGCGGCAGATTCTCCAGTGATGCCGCTGCGCCGAGATTGGCGAACAGCGTCGAGAGACTCGCCTGTTTGGTGACGGCCCCCAATGCGGCCTGCGAGACGGCCACGGCCTCAGGCGCAGTCAATTGCGCCTTGGACGCCGCCAGCGTCGTCATCAGCGTAGCAGAAAGATCGGCTGTCGATGCCAATCCGGCGCCATTCGCAGCCACCTGCTGCGGCAGCACCGCGAGGCGCAGTCCATCGGCGGTCTGCGACACCGCAAGCTGCAATGTCTGTCCAGCCTGTAGGGGCACCTGGGTCTGCACATCGATGGCCTGACCGGCGATGGAGATGCGCGCCTGGTTGCCGGACGAGACTTCGAGCACCCGCGCGGCAACCACGCTGCCAGGCTGAAATGCGATATCGCGCGCCACGCCTTGCGCGGCGACGAGGGACGGAATCGCATTGACGGTAACCGACATGGCTGCACCCGAGTCTGGTGCAGCAACCTAGGTTAAGCGGCGTTAACTTCCGATTAAGCGGTGCCCAGCGCCCGCAGAACGGCGACAGCGCCCTCGAAATCGACCTTACGGGCGGCTCGACGTGCCGCGGCTTCCTCGTCGAGGCCCCATTTCTCCGCGTTCCAGTCTTCGTCCACGAAGGCCGCGGCCCAGACTTCATCGGCGGTGAGCCGGCCGCGCAGAAGGGCCAGCGCAAGCAGGGCCGAGCCGGTGATCGTGGTCACCATATGCAGCGCGGCGACCCGCCATGGATCGCTCGGGAGCGCAGCACGCGCGGCAGCGAGCGCCTGCTCCGGCTGGCTGACATGCATCACACCTTCGGCGAGAATGAAGTGCGCACCAAGCTCTTGGGCTGCCCAGAACAACACCGGGTCCCACGCAGCCGCCTCACGCGCGATCAGCCCATCCGGATGCGACGCGCGGTAGAACAGCAGATCCGAGCCGAAATATTTTGCGATGTCGTCGCGCACCGATGCGACCTGCTCTTCGGTCGAGATCGCATCGAGCACGCTGTTGGCCAGCCGTGTCACCGGCATGCTCAAGGGATCGATGAAGTCCTGCTGCGCATTCCATTCCGCAGCCATCGCGTCAGCGATTGCGCGCGACGGCACAGCGAGCGCATTGCGCGACGGCGTGCGCACTGTCTTGTCGTCGAGCGTGATGGCATGACCGTCATCGCCCGCGCTGACACCGACCTTGGTATAGAAACGCTTGCGACGCGCCGCGCCCGCGGTCTTCTCCCGCGATTCCTGCACGGTGAAGCCGGGCTTGCCATAGACGTCGTCGAACAATTCACGCATCGGTCATCTCGATCCAGTTACCGGGCCGTAGTTTACGCGATGCCGACGCGATGCGCGAGACCGTCAGCGATTGGCGCAGGCCCGTGAATACGCCGCCCGATCATTCGGACCGAGCCCTGCGGCTGCACCATCCTGCAGGCAGGTTGTGATGCGGTCGCTGAAGGATGGCCGCGACTGCGGCACGTAATTTTGCCGCGGCAGATCGTCCATCTTCGGCACGACGGGCACCTCGATCTTCGGCGGCGGCGGCGCGGGTGGCGGCGGCACCGTCAGCGCGCTGCTGCCGGGCGGGAGCAGCTGCGCGAACACAGGCGCAGCGCCCAGCGTCAGGAGCGCAATCAGGGCCAAACATGTATGTAGTCGAAACATGCGGTTCATATCGTCACGGTCTCCAGCGCGCTCAAGGGGGTCTGAATCAACGCCGCAGGATGTGATCCGTTGCAACGCGCCGGTGCTCCCAGCCCTCGCGCTCTAGCTCGGGGCGGTCGTCCTCGGTCTCGGGATAGCCGATGCAGAAATAGCCGATCAGCCGCCAGTCGCGGGGAACGTCGAGCGCTTCGGCAACGGCAGCGGGATCGAGGATCGACACCCAGCCCATGCCGATGCCTTCCGCCCGCGCTGCCAGCCACATGGTGGTCACCGCGGTCACCACCGAATACTCGGCCATCTCCGGCATGGTGCGTCGCCCGACCCCGTGCCCGACCTCGGTACCGCGATCCGCGAACACCGCGAGATGTCCCGGCGCTTCACGCAGACCCGCAAGCTTCAGCCGCGCATAGAGCTGCGCGCGTTCGCCGTGATAGGCACCCAGTGCTTCGGCATTGCAGGTCGAAAAGTTTTTCTGCACGGCCTGGCGCCGCACGGGATCATCGACGATGACAAAGCGCCATGGTTGGCTGAGCCCCACCGATGGTGCCAGACATGCCGTTTCGATCAGCCGCTCCAACGCGCCCTCGGGCAACGGCTCGCTGCGAAACCGCCGGACGTCGCGGCGCCACGCAAAAAGGTCGTGCAAGTGGGCGCGAAACTGATCGTCGAAGGCCGGCAATGCCCTAGTCTTCCGGCGCGTTTTCGATCGGGTCGAACCGATCGTGATCGAGCGCGAGGAGATTCCATGATTGCAGCATATGCGGCGGCAGCGGCGCGGTCGCATCGATCACCCCGCCACGCGGATGCGGGATGACGATACGACGTGCGAGCAGATGCAGGCGGTTCTGCAGACCGCCGGGCAACTGCCAGTTCTCGATATTGAAATATTTGGGATCGCCGACGATAGCGTGGCCAATATGCGCCATGTGCGCACGGAGTTGATGGGTCCGTCCGGTCACTGGCTTCAGCGACACCCAGGAAAGCTTCTGGCCGGACGTTTCGACCACCGCATAATACGTGACCGCGTGGCTCGCGCCCTCGTCGCCATGTTTGGCGACGCGCATGATCGTATCTTCCTCATTCTCTTCCTTGGCGAGATAGGTCGAGATACGTCCCTGCTTCGGTTTCGGCACTCCCGCCACCAGTGCCCAATACATCTTTCGCGCCGAACGCTCACGAAAAGCGCCGGTGAGGAAGGACGCGGCGAAGCGCGTCTTGGCAATCAGCAAACAGCCCGACGTTTCCCTGTCGAGACGGTGAACGAGGCGCGGCTTCTGTCCCTTGGAGTCGCGCATCACCTCCAGCATCATGTCCACGTGGCGCGTCATGCCCGAACCGCCCTGCACGGCAAGGCCGGCCGGCTTGTTCAGCACCAGCACGTCGGGATCTTCGTAGATCGTCATCTCCTTGAGCGCGTCGAGCGTTTTTTGCGCGGCTTCTGAGAGAACCCCGCCGACCTTCGGCGCATCGAGCTTGAGCGGCGGAATGCGGACAGTCTGGCCGGTCTTGAGACGATCCTTGCTGTCGGCGCGCTTGCCGTTCACACGCAGCTCCCCCTTACGGACGATGCGCTGGATATGAGAGAATGACAGGCCGGGAAACCGCGCTTCGAGGAAGCGATCGACACGCATGTCGTTCTCGTCGGGCGTGACAGTCACGGTCTGCACGCCGGTCGGCATCGAGGCAGGCTCGGCCTTTGCCTTGGCAGGCTTCTCGACCACGGGTTCGGGCTTTCGTGAACGCGACGGACCGCCTGCGAAGCGCGTCGGCGCCTTGCTTCCGGTGCGTGCAGCGGATGACCGCTCGCTCCGTTCCGGGCGTTCGGATCGCTCAAAGCGTTGCGGGCGCTCAGATCGTTCGAAACGTTCCGGGCGCTCAGAACGCTCAAACCGCTCCGGTCGCTCAGACCGTTCAAAGCGCTCGCCCCGCTCAGCCACACGTGCGCGCGGCGGGCGTGCACTGGTGGGTCGTTCCGTATCGCCGCGCTCGGTCCGGAAGCGTTCGCCCTTCGCCATGGCGCCCTTCGGAGGCGTTCTGGCAGGCCCCTTGGCCGCCTTCTTCGCCGCCGCCTTGGCCATCGTGGCGCCCGGTTTGGCGCGTCCCGAACGGCCACCGCCTCCGGTGCCGCGTTTGGCGGGGGATTTCGTATCGCGACGGCTCATCTGTAACTCCAGGGGGAAAGTCCGTCCGTAGCGCATCTACCGACCGGGGTCACGGTCAAATCGCCCGTTCGTACAAACCTTCAGGTTCCGCCCGCCGGATTTGCCGGCGTCAGCGGCGAAAACCACCATACGGGGACTGGCCGGACAGCAGGCGCTGCGTCGGAGAGCCATCGTCCAATTGATGTTGGGTGAAGCTGCCCTCGAGCGACAAAGTGAGATTCGGAATCGGCTGAAACGCGATGCCTGCGCGCGCCCTGTATCCGGCCGCGATGCTGGTATCGGAACTGAATGGCGCCAGCGCGGTGCCGATGCCCGGGCGGTAGTTCAGGGTGTCGAAGCCGGCAAAGACGGTGACCGGCAGATCTCCGGCGCCCTTGAACGCGTAGCCTGCCAGCGTGCTCTGAGCGGTGAGCCCGCCGAAATCGCTGGAGGCGCCAGCCCAGCCGAGGCCCATGCGATCAAAACTCGCGGCCTCGCTGCGCACATATGCACCGGTCCGAAAATTGGACTTCCAGTCGCCGTCATACGCAGCCCCGGCATCGAAACCAGGGAAATTGCGGTAGCTCGTGATGCCGGCATCGGACCAGCCGCCGAGACCAAACGGCCCGTTAGGTACCCAGTACTGCACCGGCGCCGCCTGCTGAGCCGAAGCCACCTGGGCGATCAGGCAACACGTTGCACCGATAACGGCGGCGCGCAGCGATTGAGATGTAACAATCGACATCAGACCTTGTCCAACTGACGGGCGCATTTGCGCCGTAACATACTCTACGCTTCTGTCCTTTTGGCGGCGCGCAGCTTCGCCCAGTAATCCAGCCGCTTGCGAATCTCGCGTTCGAAACCGCGCTCGGGCGGATCATAGAAGGTCTGGCGCCCCAAGGCTTCCGGGAAATAGTCCTGACCGGAAAAGGCCTCAGGCGTGTCATGGTCGTATTGATATCCTTCGCCGTAGCCTTCGGACTTCATCAGCTTGGTCGGCGAATTCAGGATGTGTTTTGGCGGCAGCAGGGAGCCGGCCTCCTTCGCCGTTCGCATCGCGGCCTTGTAGGCCATGTAGGCAGCATTCGATTTCGGCGCGGTCGCTATGTAGATCACCGCCTGCGCGATGGCGAGCTCGCCTTCGGGGTGACCAAGGAAATCATAGGCGTCCTTGGCGGCATTGCAGATGACCAGCGCCTGCGGATCGGCGAGTCCGATATCTTCGACGGCCATGCGCACGACACGACGCGCAAGGAACAGCGGGTCTTCACCCGCGTCGAGCATGCGTGCGAGATAGTACAGCGCCGCATCCGGATCGCTGCCGCGCACGGATTTGTGCAATGCCGAAATCAGATTGTAATGCCCGTCCGCCGACTTGTCGTAGATCGGCGCGCGGCGCTGCAGGATGTCCTGAAGCTGCGCGGCATTGAAAACTTCGTCGGCTCGCGCCGCGCGCCAGACCTCTTCGGCCAGCGTCAACGCGGCGCGTCCATCGCCATCGGCCATGCGTATCAGCACGGCGCGCGCTTCCGCATCGAGCGGCAGCTTGCGGCCTTCGATCTTCTCAGCGTTGGCGAACAGCTTTTCGATCGCCTCGGCATCATGCGATTGAAACACGAGGACGCGCGCACGCGAGAGAAGCGCCGCATTAAGCTCGAAAGACGGGTTCTCAGTGGTAGCGCCGACGAGCACGACAGTGCCATCTTCCATGACGGGCAGAAACGAGTCCTGCTGCGCCTTGTTGAAACGATGCACCTCGTCGACGAACAGCAGCGTGCCCTTGCCGATCTGGCGGCGGGCACGCGCGGCATCGAACACCTTTTTCAAATCCGCGACGCCGGAGAACACGGCGGAAATCTGCTCGAACTGCAGTTCCGTTGCATCCGCAAGCAGCCGCGCCACCGTGGTCTTGCCTGTGCCGGGCGGCCCCCAGAAGATAAGCGAGCCGAGTGTGCGCGTTTCCAGCATACGCGTCAGCGCGCCGTCCGGACCGAGAATGTGATCCTGCCCGACGACATCGGCGAGCACGCGCGGCCGCAACCGTTCCGGCAGCGGACGCGGCGCATCCCGCTCGAGACCGGCTGCGGCGAACAGATTGGCCGATGGTTGCTTGGGACTCATCCGCCGAGCGTGACGTTGATCTGCTGGCCACCGCGCACGACGACGATGCGCCACAGCCGTGCGCCATCGCGCGTGACCTTTTCGAGGTCGCTGGTCTTGACGATCTTGACACCGTTGACCGCGAGAATGAGGTCGCCTTTCTGAAAGCCGACATTCGCTGCCGTCGCCGTATCGGTGAGATCGGTGATCACAACGCCCTCGACACCGGCATCCAGCCGCAGCTCGTCTGCCAGCGCGGGCGAGATGTTGGCGACCTTTGCGCCCTGGAAAGGCGAGCGCCCCTTCAGAACGATTTCATCGCGGCCGGTGTCGGGCGCCGCCTCGAGCGCGACGGTGAGCTTCACCGGCTTGCCGCCACGCTGCACATCGAGCTGCGTGGTGCCGCCGAGCGGGCGCGTCGCGAAACGATATTCGAACGCGTTGGGGTCGTCGATCGGCTGGGCGTCGATGGCGGTGACGAGATCGGAAACCTTCAGGCCCGCCTTCGCCGCGGGACTGTTCGACGTCACATTGACGACCAATGCGCCCGACGGGGTCTTGAGGCCCAGCGTCTCGGCGATATCCGGGGTCACATTCTGCAAGCGCGCGCCGAGCCATGGACGCTTCACGGCCGTGCCGCCGCTCTTTGCCGAGGCGACGACGACGCGAACCATATTGGCCGGAATGGCAAAGCCGATGCCCTGCGATCCGCCCGAGCGCGAGAAGATCGCCGTGTTCACACCGACCAGCTTGCCGGCCATGTCCACCAACGCGCCGCCGGAATTGCCGGGATTGATCGCCGCGTCGGTCTGGATGAAGAACTGATAGTCGGTGATGCCGACCTGGGTACGCGCCAGTGCCGAAATGATGCCGTGGGTCACGGTCTGGCCGACGCCGAACGGATTGCCGATGGCAAGCACGACGTCGCCGACGAGCAAATCATCGGAGTTCGCGAAATCGAGCGTCGCGAATTTCTCCTTGCTGTCCTTGATACGGAGTACCGCCAGATCGGTGCGACTGTCCTTCAGCACGATCTCGGCTTCGAACTCACGTTTGTCGGCGAGCGAGACCTTGACCTGATCGGCCCCTTCGATGACGTGATTGTTGGTGACCACGAGACCGGATGCATCGACCATCACACCCGAGCCGAGCGAGCGCTGCATCTGCTCCGGTTGCATGCCCTGACCACCAAAGAAGCGCCGGAACAGAGGATCGTCGAGCAGCGGATTGCGGTTCTGCACCGTCTTGGCCGCATAGACATTGACGACCGCCGGCTGCACCCGTTGCACGATCGGCGCATAGGACAGCTTCAGTTCGGCAGCCGAAGACGGCACCTGCCGGGTTTGCGCCGAGACCGGGCTCAGACCGGCAGAAAGGACAATGGCGCAAAAAACCGAAACGGTCGCAGCACGGCGAAAGAATGGAATCATCGGGGCCTCTTTGGCAGAAATCGTCGGGAATATAGGCCCGCCAGCGGGGCAATAGAAGGGCAGGAGCCGACCGGCGATGCACGCCAGAGGGTCCGGCCTCGCCGATATCTGTGGGAACCGGCAGCCTTGCAATTCGTCCCTGTCCACGACAGCTAGAACTGGCGTCATGCCCATCCCAAGGAGTGCCCTATGAAGGCCGTCGGCTACACCAAGTCCCTTTCCATCGACGATGCACAGGCCCTGTTCGACTTCGAGGTCGACAAGCCGGAGCCGACCGGCCGCGACATCCGCGTGGCGGTGAGGGCGATCTCCGCCAACCCGGTCGATTTCAAGGTCCGCAAGCGTGCCCAGCCGCCCGCAGGCGAGACCAAAATCCTTGGCTATGACGCCGCCGGCGTGGTCGATGCGATCGGCCCCGAAGTCACCATGTTCAAGCCCGGCGATGCCGTGTTCTACGCCGGCTCGATCCAGCGTCAGGGCACCAATGCGGAGTTCCATCTCGTCGATGAGCGCATCGTCGGGCGCAAGCCGTCTTCCCTCTCCTTTGCGGAATCTGCAGCCTTGCCGCTCACAGCCATCACCGCCTGGGAACTGTTGTTCGATCGTCTCGGCGTCGCACCCGGCAAAAGCCTCGATCCGCGTACGCTGCTGATCATGGGCGGCGCCGGCGGCGTCGGTTCGATCCTGATCCAGCTCGCGCGCCGCCTCACCGGGCTCACCGTTGTCGCAACCGCGTCACGGCCGGAGACGGTCAAATGGTGTGAAGACCTCGGCGCTCATGCGGTGATCGATCACGGCAAGGCGCTCAAGCCACAGATCGACGCGCTGAAACTGCCGCCCGTCGCGCTTGTGGCGAGCCTCACCGGCACCGAGCAGCACTACAAGGCCCTCGCCGACATCATCGCGCCGCAAGGCAAGTTCGGCCTGATCGACGATCCCACAGAGTTCAACATGGCCGCCTTCAAGGGCAAGGCGATCTCGGTACACTGGGAGTCGATGTTCACGCGTTCGTCCTTCCAGACGCCCGACATGATCGCGCAACATCATCTTCTCGACGATGTCGCCGACCTCATCGACAAGGGCGTCCTGCGCACGACACTCGACAAGACCTTCGGCACCATCAATGCGGCGAATCTCAAACGTGCGCATGCACTGCTCGAATCCGGAAAGTCGCATGGCAAGATCGTGCTCGAAGGCTGGTGAGCGCGGAAAGCGCAACGACGACCACGCACAGGATCACGTCCAAAACGGCAGTACACCTGCAGGTGCACTGCCATTTTCATTTAGCTAACTTAAATAGCCATTTCGATCAACAAACTGTGGTCACGGTGCGACACATGCGCGCTCCTCCCGCTGCGGGTTAGCAATTTTGCAGAACCGTCACAGACCGCGCCTAGTTATGCGGCGAGTTCTCCAGGACTCGCTTGCACGGAACGGGATTCTCGCTGGCACGCCCGGCGGACATGCTCGTTCCGCAAGTTCATAAAACACAGCCTGAACGCATCACCACCTGCGCAGCAATTCGCGGGGCGTGACGGGTTTTGCCTTCTATAATGGGGATATCTATGTCTTTCACGACAAACAAATTCTTGGGCACCGTCGCCGTGCTCGGCGCGCTTGCCATGTCGGGCCAAGCGCACGCACAAACCACCAACGATGACGTCGCCGCGCTGAAGGCGCAGCTCCGCGCACTCGAGAAGAAGCTCGACAGCGTCCAAAGGCAGGCCAATGCCACGCAGAAGCAGCAGGCGAGCTTCGCCAATGCCAACGCCGCCATGCACAAGAAGGCCGTGCCGTTCGTCGATGCCACACTGACCATGCCGGGCAACCGTCCGACCTTCTGCACCGGCGATGGCATGAACTGCGTCGCGATCACGGGCCGTCTCCACTTCGACGCCGGCGCATACTCGTTCTCGCCGAAGTCCGGA
Coding sequences within:
- a CDS encoding EscU/YscU/HrcU family type III secretion system export apparatus switch protein, whose protein sequence is MTVQPKRALAVALHYDKTGAPRVTAKGRGAIGEKIIEVAKAHDIPIEENEVLAGALSNIELGDEIPEELYKAVAEVLVFVLRLSGRGR
- a CDS encoding flagellar hook-length control protein FliK; its protein translation is MSVTVNAIPSLVAAQGVARDIAFQPGSVVAARVLEVSSGNQARISIAGQAIDVQTQVPLQAGQTLQLAVSQTADGLRLAVLPQQVAANGAGLASTADLSATLMTTLAASKAQLTAPEAVAVSQAALGAVTKQASLSTLFANLGAAASLENLPPKLQQAIAQVLAQRPSLDTQLAGGGLKTAFQNSGLFLEASLAKGAPASGAMPDMKAALVVLKQALTMALSPDTGVKSATLTQTTPQTAPAQPQTAAVPMTAAAQAQAAAATLVPAMLPKAAVKGDTAQSPTSPPPDEAVEVDIRPQVVAATAKPASAMASGGMQQSGVKISDIIAKLLPDESALLQASAAKGQPGAPYVDAQPPRSQVPPPPLRGGLPTPQPVMQPTLAPNAPLGETVHHLLADTEAAIARQTLHQVASLPERADAAVAQRMDQGTPRWSFEIPFATPHGTAVAQFEISRDGGQGSEAEAAKKVWCARFSLDVEPTGPIHAVVSLTGEKTSVRMWAERPSTAKQLQAEAGQLSQALIRAKLQPGDIVVREGAPQPAAPASAGHFLDMAL
- a CDS encoding ATP12 family chaperone protein; the encoded protein is MRELFDDVYGKPGFTVQESREKTAGAARRKRFYTKVGVSAGDDGHAITLDDKTVRTPSRNALAVPSRAIADAMAAEWNAQQDFIDPLSMPVTRLANSVLDAISTEEQVASVRDDIAKYFGSDLLFYRASHPDGLIAREAAAWDPVLFWAAQELGAHFILAEGVMHVSQPEQALAAARAALPSDPWRVAALHMVTTITGSALLALALLRGRLTADEVWAAAFVDEDWNAEKWGLDEEAAARRAARKVDFEGAVAVLRALGTA
- the bluB gene encoding 5,6-dimethylbenzimidazole synthase, with amino-acid sequence MPAFDDQFRAHLHDLFAWRRDVRRFRSEPLPEGALERLIETACLAPSVGLSQPWRFVIVDDPVRRQAVQKNFSTCNAEALGAYHGERAQLYARLKLAGLREAPGHLAVFADRGTEVGHGVGRRTMPEMAEYSVVTAVTTMWLAARAEGIGMGWVSILDPAAVAEALDVPRDWRLIGYFCIGYPETEDDRPELEREGWEHRRVATDHILRR
- a CDS encoding RluA family pseudouridine synthase, giving the protein MSRRDTKSPAKRGTGGGGRSGRAKPGATMAKAAAKKAAKGPARTPPKGAMAKGERFRTERGDTERPTSARPPRARVAERGERFERSERPERFERSERPERFERSERPQRFERSERPERSERSSAARTGSKAPTRFAGGPSRSRKPEPVVEKPAKAKAEPASMPTGVQTVTVTPDENDMRVDRFLEARFPGLSFSHIQRIVRKGELRVNGKRADSKDRLKTGQTVRIPPLKLDAPKVGGVLSEAAQKTLDALKEMTIYEDPDVLVLNKPAGLAVQGGSGMTRHVDMMLEVMRDSKGQKPRLVHRLDRETSGCLLIAKTRFAASFLTGAFRERSARKMYWALVAGVPKPKQGRISTYLAKEENEEDTIMRVAKHGDEGASHAVTYYAVVETSGQKLSWVSLKPVTGRTHQLRAHMAHIGHAIVGDPKYFNIENWQLPGGLQNRLHLLARRIVIPHPRGGVIDATAPLPPHMLQSWNLLALDHDRFDPIENAPED
- a CDS encoding replication-associated recombination protein A, which codes for MSPKQPSANLFAAAGLERDAPRPLPERLRPRVLADVVGQDHILGPDGALTRMLETRTLGSLIFWGPPGTGKTTVARLLADATELQFEQISAVFSGVADLKKVFDAARARRQIGKGTLLFVDEVHRFNKAQQDSFLPVMEDGTVVLVGATTENPSFELNAALLSRARVLVFQSHDAEAIEKLFANAEKIEGRKLPLDAEARAVLIRMADGDGRAALTLAEEVWRAARADEVFNAAQLQDILQRRAPIYDKSADGHYNLISALHKSVRGSDPDAALYYLARMLDAGEDPLFLARRVVRMAVEDIGLADPQALVICNAAKDAYDFLGHPEGELAIAQAVIYIATAPKSNAAYMAYKAAMRTAKEAGSLLPPKHILNSPTKLMKSEGYGEGYQYDHDTPEAFSGQDYFPEALGRQTFYDPPERGFEREIRKRLDYWAKLRAAKRTEA
- a CDS encoding DegQ family serine endoprotease, coding for MIPFFRRAATVSVFCAIVLSAGLSPVSAQTRQVPSSAAELKLSYAPIVQRVQPAVVNVYAAKTVQNRNPLLDDPLFRRFFGGQGMQPEQMQRSLGSGVMVDASGLVVTNNHVIEGADQVKVSLADKREFEAEIVLKDSRTDLAVLRIKDSKEKFATLDFANSDDLLVGDVVLAIGNPFGVGQTVTHGIISALARTQVGITDYQFFIQTDAAINPGNSGGALVDMAGKLVGVNTAIFSRSGGSQGIGFAIPANMVRVVVASAKSGGTAVKRPWLGARLQNVTPDIAETLGLKTPSGALVVNVTSNSPAAKAGLKVSDLVTAIDAQPIDDPNAFEYRFATRPLGGTTQLDVQRGGKPVKLTVALEAAPDTGRDEIVLKGRSPFQGAKVANISPALADELRLDAGVEGVVITDLTDTATAANVGFQKGDLILAVNGVKIVKTSDLEKVTRDGARLWRIVVVRGGQQINVTLGG
- a CDS encoding zinc-binding alcohol dehydrogenase family protein — encoded protein: MKAVGYTKSLSIDDAQALFDFEVDKPEPTGRDIRVAVRAISANPVDFKVRKRAQPPAGETKILGYDAAGVVDAIGPEVTMFKPGDAVFYAGSIQRQGTNAEFHLVDERIVGRKPSSLSFAESAALPLTAITAWELLFDRLGVAPGKSLDPRTLLIMGGAGGVGSILIQLARRLTGLTVVATASRPETVKWCEDLGAHAVIDHGKALKPQIDALKLPPVALVASLTGTEQHYKALADIIAPQGKFGLIDDPTEFNMAAFKGKAISVHWESMFTRSSFQTPDMIAQHHLLDDVADLIDKGVLRTTLDKTFGTINAANLKRAHALLESGKSHGKIVLEGW